A stretch of Acipenser ruthenus chromosome 1, fAciRut3.2 maternal haplotype, whole genome shotgun sequence DNA encodes these proteins:
- the LOC117420509 gene encoding C2 calcium-dependent domain-containing protein 4C-like — protein sequence MWLLERIRETVENHIPFDGNRLSPCEDITAKASLSNKLPSNVLTPDKIPDFFIPPKLSKDSGNSKRLPAKYKINPSASENNIQHCTKMPLLHVRSGSFIKSNERRDLVKLANQHIIQIESVEDVNEDNKMNIHRNKLGDHAPCPQGATYYGLSGFFESPNTRRKESLFHVDLTSYTLRKQGSFPSKQLLSPTGSPSLLNSSDISLPPCHPCKVLSKQGILDSDTQSSNESSPYSSPLLPRSLSGSSLLKIFGQESSLGESSRSTSKQSLGGSSSFSTDECSSADTSPSASKKSFFTVSALGCSLAPPVLFSLDLLQCQERLQKEHLIQLHGRGMVRLSAEYDPGSATLRVRVVSVEDLYDSSFEVKCVNCCVIVCLTPGKMQRQQSTIIKNSRNPIFNEDFFFDEVTEEDLQSMSLKLKVLNKASSLKRDTVLGVNAMPLFQLLPL from the coding sequence ATGTGGTTACTTGAAAGAATTCGAGAAACGGTTGAAAACCACATTCCTTTTGATGGTAACAGACTTTCACCTTGTGAGGACATCACTGCAAAAGCCAGCCTCTCCAACAAACTGCCCAGCAATGTATTGACACCAGACAAAATCCCAGATTTCTTTATCCCGCCAAAACTTTCCAAAGACTCTGGGAATTCGAAAAGGCTTCCAGCAAAATACAAGATAAACCCCTCTGCCTCCGAAAACAACATCCAGCATTGCACAAAGATGCCCCTGCTTCATGTTAGGTCAGGAAGTTTCATCAAAAGCAACGAGAGAAGGGACCTCGTAAAGTTGGCTAATCAGCACATAATACAAATAGAGAGTGTAGAGGATGTCAATGAAGACAACAAAATGAACATACACAGAAATAAACTAGGAGACCATGCCCCTTGTCCTCAGGGAGCCACATACTACGGTCTTTCTGGTTTCTTTGAAAGCCCTAACACCAGGAGGAAAGAGTCCTTGTTTCATGTAGACTTAACAAGCTATACCCTGCGGAAGCAAGGCAGCTTCCCCAGTAAACAGCTACTGTCTCCAACAGGGTCCCCAAGCCTCTTAAACTCTTCTGATATAAGTCTGCCTCCATGTCACCCCTGTAAGGTGCTCTCCAAGCAGGGTATCCTTGACAGTGATACACAATCTTCAAATGAGTCTTCACCTTACAGTTCTCCTTTGCTGCCTCGATCCCTTTCGGGGTCCTCTCTGTTAAAAATATTCGGTCAAGAGAGCTCTTTGGGTGAGTCTTCCAGATCCACCTCCAAGCAATCCCTAGGGGGGAGTAGCTCCTTCTCTACAGATGAATGTAGCTCCGCAGACACCAGTCCCAGTGCCTCAAAGAAGTCTTTTTTCACAGTGTCTGCTCTTGGTTGCTCCCTGGCCCCTCCTGTATTGTTCTCTCTCGACCTGCTTCAGTGCCAGGAGCGTCTCCAGAAAGAGCATCTAATCCAGCTCCACGGCAGGGGAATGGTTCGGTTGTCTGCAGAGTACGACCCAGGCAGCGCCACGCTCCGGGTTCGGGTGGTTTCTGTGGAAGACCTGTACGACAGCTCTTTTGAGGTGAAGTGTGTTAACTGCTGTGTCATCGTGTGTCTGACCCCAGGGAAAATGCAGAGACAGCAGAGTACCATCATAAAAAACAGCAGGAATCCAATTTTTAACGAGGATTTCTTTTTTGATGAGGTCACAGAGGAAGATCTCCAGAGCATGTCCTTGAAACTAAAGGTCTTAAACAAGGCATCTAGCCTCAAACGAGACACAGTGCTGGGTGTTAATGCAATGCCTCTTTTTCAGTTATTGCCTTTGTAA